AAGCGTGTTGTACTTTCCTATTTCAAGCATAATCTTTTTCTTTTGATACAAAAGTACTCGAAAATGACATAATATCCTATTTTTTTTGTTTTGATGCAGCAATATATCAAAATTTGCATCGTTATAAAAGTAAACATTTTTATAATGGCGCTTTTGCTGGTTGGTCACTATAAAAGTTATATCTTTGCAGTTTTAATTTTAGAAATATTTATATAACAGCATGAAATTGAAATATTGGTTATTTGTTTGTTTGTTCGGATTTATGTGTGCATGTAAGGCACCACAGGATGTTGTTTATTTTCAGGGTATTGATGAGTTGACACCGGAGCAACTTATAGAAATGAGCCAAACTTATACAACAAAAATATCAAATGATGATTTATTATCAATCAACGTTACGGCATGGGATCCGGCAGCTGTGACTCCTTTCAATCCTCCCGTTTTTGCTTATTCTGTAGTTCCTCAGGGGGAACAACCTATAGCTTCTTCTCAGAACTTATATACATATTTGGTCGATCAGGACGGTAATATTAATTTCCCGGTATTAGGTAAAGTACATGTGGCAGGATTGACACGGCAGGAAGTTGCGGGGAAATTGGAGGAGATGATATCCAAGTATGTCGAGAATCCTTTAGTGAACGTGCAGTTGCTTAATTTTAAGATTACTATGATGGGGGATGTTTCTCGTCCGGGTACATTGGCTATAAAGAATGACAGGGTTTCAATTTTGGATGCAATTGGTATGGCAGGTGATTTGCAATTATCTGCAAACCGAAAAAATATATTGGTGATTCGTGATAATAACGGTGTGAAAGAAACTTATCGGATGGATATAACTGATCCGGGAATATTTGCGTCGCCATGTTTTTATTTGAAACAAAACGATATAGTCTATGTAGAGCCGATAAGAATAAAACAACGTTCAAGAACAAGTTCAGACCGTTCTTTTACAATGTCTCTTTTGACCTCTGTAATAAGCTCTGTTTCAATCATAACGAGTATGGTAATCACGATTGTTAATTTAAATAGAAAATAATTGCATATATGGAATCTATTCAACACGATAATGAAACTATTAGTTTGAAGAATATCATTGTCAATTATCTGCTTCATTGGAAATTGATTTTTTCAATAGGGGGGTGTTCGGTGCTGATTGCTTTTCTATACTTGTTTCTTACTCCTAAAACATACGAGATGATGACAAAAGTCCAGTTGCTGGAGGATAAAGGTACTACTGGAGCCGGACTTAATATAGGGGATGCTTCAGGGCTGATGAAATCGTTTGGTTTGGGAGGAATCAGCGGAACTGGTTTTAGTTTGGATGATGAGAGGGCTAAATTGTCATCCACTTCTTTGTTGAAAGAAGTCGTTTTAAAGCTGGGGATGAATGTCTCTTATTATAAGCCATATGCGTATAAATATCAAATGTATGAGGATGTTCCTTTGTTGTTATCTGCAGATTCCAAAACTTTAGATAATTTGGAATATTCTATTGATTTCAGCGTAAAAATAAACAAAGCCGGTTTTGTAAAAATAAAGACAGAATCGGATATAAGTGAAAAAACATTTGAATTCCAATCTTTACCTGCTGTAATAAAGATGGAAGAAGGTACGTTTGTTTTGTCTTATCGAGAAGATGAGATAAAACCTCTGTCTTTGGATTTATCTATATCTCCTGCAGTTGCAGTTGCAGAAAATCTTTCTGAGTCGATGGAGTTTGAAGAGTTTTCAAAGAATAGTAATGTATTGGAGATTTCGTGTACAGATTATGAGAAGAAGAGAGGGGTTGATTTGTTATCGACTTTGGTGCAACTTTATAATAGTCAGGAAGATTCAGTGAAAAAGGCAGAAAGTGGAAAGAGTATCCGCTTTTTAGATGAAAGATTGAAGGTAATAGAGGATGAATTATCGCGGGTTGAGTATAAGATTGAACAGTATAAGTTGCAAAATAAAATGACAAACATTGAGTCCGATGTTTTGTTTTACGCTGAGCAAATGAAAGAGTTGCAGGTGAAAATCATCGAATTGGAAGCACAAGGACATTTAATAGGTTTGTTGGATGATTATATTAAAGATCCGAAAAATAAATATAACTTGGTACCTATCACTTTGGCTTCTGGAGCGGGTGAGAGTACATCTAGTCCAGTGACAACTTATAATGAAGCTTTACTGGAACGTATTAAGTTGATGCAAAGTACAAAAACTGAAAACCCTTTGATTGGACAGATCAATCTACAGGTAGATCAATTGCGTGAAAGTGTGTTTCTTTCCATTGAAAATGCTAAAAAGAGTTTAGCTCTGACTTTAGGTGATTTAAAGGGAAAGGAAAAGGTTCTTTTGGATAAGATGGGAGTGGTTCCTACGTTGGAAAGAGAATATATTGATTTTAGACGTCAGCAGGAAATTTTTCAAGCTCTTTATTTGATTTTATTACAGAAAAAGGAAGATTTTATTCATTCAATAGGAGATAGCAAGGATCGGGCTCGGGTTGTGGAAATGGCTTATGTGAAACAAAAAAAGGTAGCACCAAGAATGATATATGCAGCTTTGTTTATTTTCGTATTTACATTGATTGTTCCTGCGGTGTATCTTTTTATCAAAGAACAGATTTTTGTACTGTGGGATGAATATAAGAAGTTGAGTCAGAGTAAATGAGGATTCCGTTAATCTCTATAATTGTTCCAGTTTATAATGTTGAGAAAGTATTGCCTGTATGTCTGGAAAGCATATTGAGGCAATCTTTTCAAGATTTTGAGTTGTTGTTGGTAGATGATGGATCCTCGGATAAGAGTGGTGCTATTTGCGATGATTATCAACAAAAGGATGATCGAATTCATGTTTTTCACCAAGTGAATGGAGGAGTTTCCAGTGCTAGAAACAGGGGACTTCGAGAAGCGAAAGGTGAGTATTTGCTCTTTATTGATTCTGATGATTGGATACAAGATGATTTCTTTTTGCTGATACAATCTTATCTTGGAAAATTTGATATTATTTTTTTAGGTTTGGATGATGTAACTTTTGGTGGTCATTCAATTCAAAAGCGTATACCTCCGTTTAAAATTTCGGATAATGATAATGAAACATTGTCTGAAATTCTATATGCTTTGTTTAAAATTGATTTATTAGGGTATATGTGTTCTCTTGTTGTTCGAAGGAATATAGTGGTAGAACATTCTTTGAAATTTAATGAAAGATTTTCGTTACATGAAGACTCATTGTTTTATTTTGATTGTTGTATGTATGCCTCTTCTTTTGTGTCTTTAGCTCATGCTTCTTACAAATATGTACATTATGAGAATGAAAAGAGGAAGACATTGAGTAATAAGATACCAGCAAATTATAAAGAAATACTGCAATTACGGCAAGAAAAGATGGAAGAACTACTATCTTCGATAGAAATGCCGAAAGACAAACGACATTTTATAGAAGGGCGGTTGATGTATCATTTTTGTCGTGTAAGTTTAGATATTGCTATGTCACAAAAAGGTAGAGTTATAAAAAGTATAAAAGACTGTATTGTTGAATTTGTTGATAAAGAAATTGTAACTTGTTCTGCCAAAGAAGATTTACTTCACTTTCTTGTTAAAAAGAGGATGCCTCATATGATTTTTATTGCAAAGAAATTATTGTCGATTGTAAAATGAGTAGAAATATGAAGCCTAAAGTTAGTGTGATTTTACCGATTTATAAAGTTGAGAAATACTTGAATCGGTGTATGTATTCTTTGTTAAATCAGACATTGAAAGACATTGAGATTATTATGGTAGATGATGGCTCACCCGATAATTCTCCTGCGATGTGTGATCAGTATGCAAAAGAAGACAGTAGGGTAAAGGTCATACATAAGCAAAATGCAGGCTTAGGTTTTGCTCGTAATTCCGGGTTGGAGATTGCTACAGGAGATTATATCGCTTTTGTTGATTCGGATGATTTTGTAAGTGTAACAGCTTTTGAAATATTATTGAAGGTCGCTCTTGAAGAGAATGCTGATTATGTTATGTGTGGCTATAAAAGTGTTCGAAATGATATTTGTGTTTCAGAACATAAGGATGTCGATCAGAAAATGGTGATGGAAGCTCCAGATTGTTATAATGTGTTGAGAGGAATGATCGGTATTGATCCTGATAGCGAATATTCGTATCGTCATAATTATTCCGTATGGCATGGCATTTATAAGAATACTCTTTTCACTGAGGGGGGGATCCGCTTCTGCTCTGAAAGGGATTTAATTTCTGAGGATTTGATATTTCATTTGTCACTAATTCCTTTGTGCCGGAAGATTGTTATTATACCGGACTTATTATATAATTATTGTTTGAATGATAATTCATTGACAACAACATACAGAAAAGACAGGTTCGGTGATGTTTTGAAATTATGGAAAGCTTCCATGGAGATGGTTGCTTCGAGTTCATTGGAAAATATGGATACCTTTTTGGATTATTTACTTTTGAAGGTAACACTGGATACAGTTTCGTTTGAGGTGAGATACAATAAAAGTGATGCGTTATGTGCATTAAAGAGAATATCTGCCAATAAAGAAGTTCAAGAAAGGTTGCGAATATATCCTATACATCGGTTGTGTAGAAAACATTATTTCTTTTTCTTATTGTTGGAGAAAAAAGCTTATAGAACCCTTTATTGGTTATTTAAAATAAAAATATTTGGAGAAAAGTGTAAGGCACTATTTATGCATGTTTCTGAATGACTTGCTAGACAGAGGCTTGTTTTTCTAAAAAGTATTGTGTTCATCAGAAACTTACTTTGTTTTGAAGAAAGTACCTATTCTCATTATAATATCTTTTATTCGTTGGTTGAAGAAGAATAAGTAACTGTTGGTTTTCAATAGTTTTCCTGCATACTGGAAGATATCCTTTTTTTCATAAATTGTTAAATGACAATTTTTATGTTTGAGTGAACATAATGCAACATCGATTCTGCTCCTGAATGTGCTATTGATAATTGATTCAAGTTCTTCATGAGGATATTCATTTAATATAATAAGGTCTGTTTCTCGTTCTAATATGGCTTCTTTTAATATTTTTGAAGGATGATTATAACGAAAAGAAAGACTTTCTGATAGCTCAATTGTATGATTATACTTATGATCAGGTAAGAATATTGTTTTACTATTAGTAGAAGTTAAGTATTGATGAGTAAACAGGTGATCTTCACACCATGTGAGATCTTCTTGAAATCTGAGATGGTTTTTTTCCAGAATCTCTTTTTTAAAAATACGGTTCCAAAGGAAACCGTAATAATGCGAATTTTCCATTTTTATCAAAACTTGGGCCTTATTGGAGGTTTCCAAATAATTAGAACTCGTATAGCTTATGATTTTATTTGTTTGTGTAACAAAATTATATCCCATAATAATCATATCTATTTCCGGCTTTAGGTGATTTATGTAAGTTTGTAAGGTATCTTTTTCTATCCAGTCATCAGCATCAATAAATGTAACCCACTCGCTGTTTGCGATTTCTAATCCTTTGTTTCTGGCTTTGCTAACTCCTCCATTCGGTTGGTGAATAACTTTAATACGTGTGTCCTTTTGTGCATAATGCTCGCATATGTCACCAGAACGATCATTGCTTCCATCATTAATTAATAACAATTCAAAATGAATGAAACTTTGTTGTAAAACACTCTGAATACATTTGTCCAAAAAGGATTCTGCATTATATATTGGAACAATAACGGAGATAAAAGTGGAATACTTCATCAATATTTATTTTAAAGCTTTTTTTAAAAAAGAGAAACTATTTTCTATCTCTTGAGAGAGGGACTGAAAAGCATTATCATAATTATTTTTATCAGGAATCTGATTTTGTATAACTTTTTCAAAGTTATTTGAGTCTAAATTATGTTGTTCCAGTATACCGGCTTTTTGTAGTAAATTATTAATTCTGTCATCGCTAATTCCTTTTACAGCATAAAAAGGACGTTCAAATATCATCGAGAAAATGACTGCATGAAAAGACTTACCTATAATTATTTTTGCATTTTTGCAAATGTTTAAAAATTCTAAAGGACCGGTCGAGCAATAGATTTGTACTCCTTTTCGCAATAAATGTATTACATCCCATCTCGATTGATTAGGTAAAAGAGTGAGGACCACAGGTAATTGTTTACGACGACCATATTCTATTGCTAAATCAAAGGTTTCTTGATCGAACCAAGGCATATATAAGAATACGTAATCTTTTTTGATAAGCGGTGTATTGCCTGCTAATTCTCGCCATTTACTACTTGGATAGAGTAGGGTAGGATCTACAACAACCTCAGGAAGATATTCTGTGATTTCTTTTATTTTCTGAGCTGTCATTTTTTCTCGGGCACTTAGTATATTATACTGTTTTAAAAGGAGTTCAATTTGTCTATCATATGTATTCCCCATTTCGATAGTCACTTTTCTCCCCATACTTGGAGCATAAGCTATACGTTTTCCTGTTTGGACGAATGGGAGAAAATAGGCCCAATCAAAATCTCTGCAGAAAGTATTCCATATTTGATCACTACCAGATATGGTGTAATCGAATTTTAGACAAGTTTCTTGTTCAAGCTCTTCTAGAGTGGTATATTCTTTATCTGTGAGTATTAATTGAGTAGATAAAAAATCTTCAAATAGTTGATATTGTTGATAGCTTTGTTTTATATATCCAAGTGTTAGTATGTATTTTATTATTTTTCTGATGCTTGTTCCATTCATAAAACGAGGAGTGTACATTTCTCGCTGCCTTTTTGTTCTGAAATTAATAATTTCGCAATCGAATCCCATTTTTAGTATCGTTTGCTGCAAGGCATACGCCTGTAACATAGATCCGTAATTGTGGGCTGCATGATAGGTGATAATTCCGACTTTTTTGTTCATGAATGTTTTATTTTTCTAATAAATTTATTTGATAAATTTCTAACTAACAAACGTTCTTCTTCTTCTAGCCCGATCAGGTAGATGAAAAATAGGATTGAAACGCTACTACATACACCTGTAGTGATAAATAATAGCCATGGTGTAAGTTTTGATGTTGCAACAGCGTAAGTGAGTAATCCAGAAGGAATGGCAACACAAACAGAACGAAAAATAACAAATCGTATATAACGTTTAATCGATAATGCAAATTGTAATTTTCCGAACCAGGTACGTGCTCCAATGGATATACAAGTAAATATGATAGATACCCAGAATATGGTTGTCACACCGAATCCCTGCTTTAAAAGGATTATAGATATACCCAGTGGTATGATTAATAATGAACCGACAATAATCTGATACATTTTGATTTTTCCAGTAGCCATCAATCCGGTAATCATTGGTCCGGATAAAGTGTCTACTAAAGCTTCCAATATTACTAATTGGGTAAATATGACAGCATAATCAGGTACTTGTTTTAACCATATATGTAAAATGAAATCTGTTTGCATAAAAACAGGAAGAGATAAGAAAAACAGTAGAAAAAATGAATATTTAGAACTTTGGAAGATTAAACTGATCATTTCTTTTTGTTTGTTTTCTGCATATTTTTTGGTTATTTGAGGGTTGAAAGCCATTTGAATGTTCCCGACAAAATTTTTTATGGCATTAGTTACTTGAAAGGCAATACCGTAAGCAGCATTGACAACTGGGCCAAAAAATAGGTTTAAGACAACATTATTACCTTGGCTTTTAATAATCCAGGCGATACTGCCAAACAAATTCCATCCAGCAAAAGATGTGATTTGTTTAAATAGGTCTTTATACCAATAAAAACGGAACCGGCACTCTTTGTAATGATTCGAGCAGTAAAATATATAAATACTGGTGGAAATACAGGTTTGAATGAATAGGAGAAAACCATACAGAATCAGTCTATCTCCGTCAAACCACGCAATTGTATAGGCAATAAATAGTTTAGTTAACACATCGAAAATAGACATATAAGCATAAATATTCATCTTTTCGTGTGCTATAAGCAATGCATTGAATGGTATTTGTATGATTGTTAGTGTCATGGCTAACATGCTGAACTGGAAAATCCAGTTTGCAGCAGTTAGACGTTCGAAAGGTATATTTAATTTATTATTTACAAACCAGACACCAACAGACTCTGCTATTATTAAAAGAAATATAGCTATGCCGCAATGTATTATGAATGAGGTACTAAAAATACGCTTTAATTCTTCTTGATTGCCTGTTCCTAATGTGAAAGTTAAGTAACGTTGGGTTGCTGTGGACATAGAAGTATTGAGAAATGAAAACATAGTTATTATTCCTGCAACTACATTTTGTATTCCATAATCCACAATGCCTAAGGAAGCTAATATTACTCTTGACGTATAAAGGGTTGTAAGAAGTAAAAAAAACATTCTTACATAGAGCATACCAGCATTTTTAGCAATACGTTTATTATCTGAAGATAGCATATATCTTTTTAATGTGTTTTTTTATAAGATGATCTATATTCACAAGTCTGAAACTATTCTCTAATGAGAATAAACGGAACAGGTAACGAAATATTCTAATTCGTATTGCTTTTCTTTTGGGACCACGTAGTTGATCATTCCCCTCTTCAGCCTCTTTAATATCTCTTTCGAACAAGAAAAGATAGTTATTCAAACTGTGAATAAAATTTAACCCTTTGTGTGTACAAGGCAATAAGACAGATACTCCGAATGGATGTGAAACAGTGAATGGAACTTTTTTCCCTAATCCCCAAAAATCACCAATCGTAATATCTGTGCAACGTTTGATTTGAGCAAATTTGCAGTGATAACAACTGTCTCGGTAGGAAAAGCCATCCATAAAGGCATTGTAATAAGCATCTTCATAACGTTGTTCCCATAAGTTGCTGATGTATATATTTTTTTTATTAGCTAAGGTTAAAATACACTCTGCTCCCTCTCTAAAGCGAATGGTTTCTATTTCATCTTTTGAACAATGTAGTTTATTCTCAGCATGTCGTTCAAGAATAGATATGGAAGGTACTCCATGACAGATTAAATCGACAGTAATAAGCTGTTCATATTCTTTTCTTAAAAAGGATTTTAATCCGGAACATTGACAAGGGGTACCGATAAATAATACTTTTTTGCCACTTTTCAAATCTTTCTGAATGAGTTTATAGCAGTCTCCTATCTGGCTTTGGACATATTTAGAACCTTTTAGCAGAGGTAGTTTTTCACAATTGGCTACTCGGATATGATGGATATTTAATCCATCTGCCGTACAACCGTAAACTATGCCTCCTTCTTGAATGATTACTTGTGAAAAGACAGAAGCAGCACCACCGGATGTACTTGTCTTATAATCGTTTTCGTCTTTACTCCAGGCTGCATAAGCTTTTAAGGGATAGTGAAAATTGATAACTTGAACAGCTGGACAAATTTGAAAACAAAGACTACATTTAATACATTTATTATAGTCAATTTCAGGGTATATATGTCCTAATTCCCCTTTTTTTTTATGGATACACTGTTTGGGGCATATATTGAAACAAGCTTCGCATCCGGTACATTGATGCTTGACACAACTAATATCTTTATTTTTTTCAGAGATACTCATGCTTTTCGTATTGCAACTTCTATATATTTACAAAATTACAAAAAATCTCTGGAATAACCTCGAAAAATGGGAGAAATGGCACTAAATGACTTAATGTCAATACCGTTAGGGTGTCAGGTGATGCCAAACCGAAAATGCAGAAAAAGCAAAGAAAAGCAGAGCTAAGCAGGAGAACGGTTTGCAAATCATTACCCGGTAAGAGGTGATTTTTAACACATGACACTGATATTTACTTCGTATGGCTTTGATTGGCTTACAAGGTCTAACTCGTTGATATTTAACTTTGCAAACAAAAAACGAGTATGGCAAGAAGTACATTCAAAGTGCTGTTCTACGTGAACGGCAGCAAGGAGAAGGACGGCATTGTCCCTATCATGGGACGGGTGACAATCAACGGGACTGTGGCGCAGTTCAGTTGCAAACGGAGTATCCCGAAAACACTTTGGGATGCGAAAGGCAACCGAGCCAAAGGCAAGAGCGTTGAAGCACGAAACATCAATCACGCTTTGGACAACATCAAGGCGCAAATCATCAAGCATTACCAGCGAATTTCAGACCGTGAGGCATACGTTACGGCTGAAATGGTACGCAATGCCTATCAGGGTATCGGCAGCGAGTATGAAACACTGTTGAAAGCGTTTGACAAGGAAAACGAGACGTTCAAGAAACGTGTGGGCAAAGACAGGGTGCTGGCAACCTATCGGGCAAGGGTACGGGCAAGAAACCATGTAGCCGCCTTTATCAAGTCGTTCTACAGGCGCAGCGACATGTCCATGCTGGAACTTACCCCTGACTTCATCAAGGAGTTTGCCGCATACCTCTCAACGGAAGCAGGATTGCAGAACGGTTCGATATGGTCAAACTGCATGTGGCTGAAAGGTGTGGTCATGAAAGCGCATTACAACGGACTGATACCACGCAACCCTTTCGCACAGTTCCACATCAGCCCGAATGTAAAGGAACGGGAATATCTCACGGAGGATGAATTGAAAGCGGTAATGACACACGAGTTCGCAGACAGCAAGCTCGCATACATCCGTGACATCTTTGTCTTTGCCAGTTTCACCGCCCTCTCGTTCGTGGATATTCAAGAACTGACCCATGATGATATTGTGGAGGTGAATGGCGAGAAGTGGATATTATCCAAACGACACAAGACCAAAGTACCGTTCCAAGTGAAACTGTTGGATATTCCGTTGCAGATTATCGAGCGTTACAAATCGAAGCAGGAAAACAACCTCGTGTTTCCTAATCTCAACTATTGGTCTGTATGCAAACCTCTGAAAAAGATGATAAAGGAATGTGGTATAACCAAGTCAATATCATTCCATTGCAGTCGGCATGGCTTCGCAACGCTGGCTCTGAGTAAAGGTATGCCAATCGAAAGTGTAAGCCGTGTATTGGGACATACGAATATTGTCACGACCCAGCTCTACGCAAAAATCACCATACAGAAGATAGATGACGACCTTACAAGGTTCGGCAACAAACTCAACCAGTCGTTTAACAACATATTAATGGGATGAGCATGGAAAGAGGTATCATAACAATGAACGAATCCGGCAACATCATCATGCCGGAGAATGTCGCTGACATTTGGATGAGCGAGTTGGAGCTTGTGGAACTGTTCGGGGTGATAGCCCCGACAATCCGTGCCGCCATTAGAGCCGTGTATAAAAGCGGAGTCTTGAAAGAATACGAGGCGCAGAAGTATGTTCGATTGGATAACGGCTATCATGCCGACGTGTTCAGCTTCCCGATGGTGGTAGCACTTGCTTTCCGCATCAATACTTTCGGTGCGGAACAAGTGCGCAATGCCATTCTTGAAAGGGTGTACTTGCGAAAAGAAAAAATAAATATCTTCTTTTCGCTGGGTGTTAACAGTATGGAAATATCTAAGTATCAAGCATGAAATCTATCAATGTGACGACATGAAGTAATGAACCCATTGCGTATTCCCATTGCCAACAATCTATTTATATGGATAAATAAATGGGTGTATTGCCATTCATGTGAATGAATACGATAAGTCCGAAGAAACAGCCATTGGAGTGGTGTTTCTTCGGGCTTTGTCTATATGTCTCCGATCCAAATACAAGAAAAATTATACGTGACTCATACGTGAGTCATATATCCGTCTTATATGAATTGCCGAGTTTTGCACTGATTAAACTAAAATGAAGTGCTTATGAAACAAAAAAACATCGCAAAGGAGGAGTTTATCCGAGTGGGTACGACCCTCTACAAGTTGGTGAACCAGCCCCGTCTGAACGGCGGCTATGTGAAGAAACGCATCGTGTGGAACAACGAGACACTCCGGCAGGATTACGGCAAGCACTATCTTGCCACCGTGCCGAAGTATGACGGTTTCTGTACCGTACCCGAACACGTGGACTATCAACCCGTAGTCGGTAAGTTCCTCAACCTCTATAAGCCGATAGACCACAAGCCGATGGAGGGTGATTTTCCCTCTATCCGCTCATTGGTGGAACATATCTTCGGGGAACAATACGAGTTGGGGATGGACTATCTGCAACTGCTCTACCTGCAACCCATACAGAAGTTGCCCATCCTGCTGTTGGTATCGGAAGAACGCAACACAGGCAAAAGCACCTTCCTCAATTTTCTGAAAGCCCTGTTTCAAAACAATGTAACATTTAACACCAACGAGGATTTCCGCAGCCAGTTCAATTCCGACTGGGCAGGGAAACTCCTTATCATGGTGGACGAGGTGCTGCTGAGCCGCAGGGAGGACAGCGAGCGGTTGAAGAACCTAAGCACGGCACTATCCTACAAGGTGGAAGCCAAAGGAAAAGACCGTAACGAGATAGCATTCTTCGCCAAGTTCGTGCTGTGTTCCAACAACGAGTATCTGCCCGTAATTATAGATGCAGGGGAAACACGCTATTGGGTACGCAAGATAGACCGCTTGCAGTCGGATGATACCGACTTCCTGCAAAAGCTGAAAGCGGAGATACCCGCATTTCTCTACCATCTGCAACATCGCAGTCTGTCCACCGAAAAGAAAAGCCGTATGTGGTTCGCCCCCTCGCTGCTGCATACCGAAGCCTTGCAGCGCATCATTCGCAGCAACCGCAACCGATTGGAGGTAGAGATGCACGAGCTTATCCTCGACATTATGGACAGGGTAGGTTCGGAGACTTTCTCGTTCTGCCCCGATGACATCCTCGTCCTGTTGACAAACTCGCATGTCAAGGCG
This is a stretch of genomic DNA from Parabacteroides chongii. It encodes these proteins:
- a CDS encoding Coenzyme F420 hydrogenase/dehydrogenase, beta subunit C-terminal domain, yielding MSISEKNKDISCVKHQCTGCEACFNICPKQCIHKKKGELGHIYPEIDYNKCIKCSLCFQICPAVQVINFHYPLKAYAAWSKDENDYKTSTSGGAASVFSQVIIQEGGIVYGCTADGLNIHHIRVANCEKLPLLKGSKYVQSQIGDCYKLIQKDLKSGKKVLFIGTPCQCSGLKSFLRKEYEQLITVDLICHGVPSISILERHAENKLHCSKDEIETIRFREGAECILTLANKKNIYISNLWEQRYEDAYYNAFMDGFSYRDSCYHCKFAQIKRCTDITIGDFWGLGKKVPFTVSHPFGVSVLLPCTHKGLNFIHSLNNYLFLFERDIKEAEEGNDQLRGPKRKAIRIRIFRYLFRLFSLENSFRLVNIDHLIKKHIKKIYAIFR
- a CDS encoding site-specific integrase, whose protein sequence is MARSTFKVLFYVNGSKEKDGIVPIMGRVTINGTVAQFSCKRSIPKTLWDAKGNRAKGKSVEARNINHALDNIKAQIIKHYQRISDREAYVTAEMVRNAYQGIGSEYETLLKAFDKENETFKKRVGKDRVLATYRARVRARNHVAAFIKSFYRRSDMSMLELTPDFIKEFAAYLSTEAGLQNGSIWSNCMWLKGVVMKAHYNGLIPRNPFAQFHISPNVKEREYLTEDELKAVMTHEFADSKLAYIRDIFVFASFTALSFVDIQELTHDDIVEVNGEKWILSKRHKTKVPFQVKLLDIPLQIIERYKSKQENNLVFPNLNYWSVCKPLKKMIKECGITKSISFHCSRHGFATLALSKGMPIESVSRVLGHTNIVTTQLYAKITIQKIDDDLTRFGNKLNQSFNNILMG
- a CDS encoding primase-helicase family protein, with amino-acid sequence MKQKNIAKEEFIRVGTTLYKLVNQPRLNGGYVKKRIVWNNETLRQDYGKHYLATVPKYDGFCTVPEHVDYQPVVGKFLNLYKPIDHKPMEGDFPSIRSLVEHIFGEQYELGMDYLQLLYLQPIQKLPILLLVSEERNTGKSTFLNFLKALFQNNVTFNTNEDFRSQFNSDWAGKLLIMVDEVLLSRREDSERLKNLSTALSYKVEAKGKDRNEIAFFAKFVLCSNNEYLPVIIDAGETRYWVRKIDRLQSDDTDFLQKLKAEIPAFLYHLQHRSLSTEKKSRMWFAPSLLHTEALQRIIRSNRNRLEVEMHELILDIMDRVGSETFSFCPDDILVLLTNSHVKAERYQVRRVLQERWKLKPAHNTLTYTTYQVDYTRECRYAPKRTTGRFYTVTREFLETL